In Mycobacterium sp. Aquia_213, the sequence GTCCCGATGCACGGGATGGGAATCGGACGCATGCAGGGCGTATTCGGCGTTTTCCTCGGCACGTTCCTCATCGGCCTGCGCGAAGGCCTGGAGGCGACGCTCATCGTGAGCATCGTCGCCGCTTTCCTCAAGCGAAATGGGCAGTCGACCCGCCCGATGTTTGCCGGCGTCGCCTTGGCAGTGCTGATCAGCGTCGCGGTGGGCGTCGCCCTGGATCTGGTCTCGGCGACACTGCCCCAGGCCCAGCAGGAGATGATGGAGACGGTCATCAACGCCATTGCCGTGGTGTTTGTGACTTCGATGATCATCTGGATGAACCGCAATGCCATGCGGCTCAAGGGCGAACTCGAACGTGAAGCCCAACAGGCACTCAACCGTGGCGGTGCGCTGGCTCTCGTGGTGATGGCGTTTCTCGCCGTCCTCAAGGAGGGCTTCGAGACGTCGGTGTTCCTGCTGGCGGCCGCGCAGACCTCCCACGGCAACCGGTGGTTTGCCGTGCTGGGCGGCGCGGTAGGGATCGGGGCGTCGATCCTGCTCGGCATCGGTCTGTACTTCGGTGGTCTGAAGCTCAATCTGGGGCGCTTCTTCCGGGTGACCGGGGTGTTCCTGGTGCTGATCGCCGCCGGACTCGTGCTGGGCGCGCTGCGTACCGCACACGAGGCGGGCTGGCTGACCATCGGCCAGCGCCAGGTGCTCGACTTCTCGGCCTGGATACCGAGCCAGTCCGTGCTGGGCGCGTTGCTCGCCGGCGTGTTCGGCATACCCACCGACCCTCGCCTCATCGAGGTGCTGGGCTGGGTGCTGTACGCGGTGCCCGTGCTCGTCGCCTTCCTGTGGCCTTCGCGCCTCGCCGCGACGCCGCGAGCCCGCTGCCGGCTGCTGCTGGCCACCTCGGCGGTGCTGCTTATAGGCGCGGCGGCGCTGGCGATCGCGGTACCCGCCGGCAGCACCGCACCGGCCGCGCGGGCTCGCACTGTTACGGACCGGTCCGGCCACACCGCGCAGGTGTCGATCGTGACCGGGCCGCACGGACGCGAGCTGACCGTCGCATCGGCGGGCGCCTCGGGCGTCCGCAGCATCCCGCTTATCCCGGCAGGCGACCAAACCGTCGACGGCCTGCCGGTACAGGAATGGCAGACGTCCGAGGCCGCCGGCGCCGATGGTGCGCCGGCAGTCACGTTGGATCAGTTGCTCAGCATGACGGGGGGACGGCTGCCGGTCGGTCTCGCGGTTGGCCGCACTCCGGGGCCGTTTCACGGGCAATGGGCGACGACCACCGTGTATACCGTGCTCACACACGGCGATTCAGTGGTCAGCGCGCAAGCGGCGAGCAACCGCACGGCGATTCTGACCGGCGGTGGGTTGACCGGGGCCAAGACCGTCAGTCTCGGCGCCCTACCGACGGACTGGGCCACGTCCGATGCCGACAACCACTCGACCGCGGCCGAGATCGTCGCGAGCGACCGGAAACGTGGGGAGCGGCAGCTCTGGAATGTCTGGCTTCCCCTGGCGCTAGCCTGCCTTGCGCTGGCTTGTGCCGTTGGCGCCATAATCTCCATGCGCGGCGACGCGCGAGCCGAACAGGAGAGGAAAACGAGTGATAGCGAATCTCACCGTCCGGACAAGCTCGCGGTCTCGTGAATTATGGTTGACCGCACCGCTTTTGGTCGCGGTCACCGTGTTCGCCGCGACTGCGTGCAGCCACTCGAACGGCTCCTCGAGCCCGTCTAGCCCGTCGAAGAGCGGCGGAACCAAGGCGGTCAAGGTGACGATGGCTAACAGCGGCGGAAAGGACGGCTGCGCCCTGGACACGACCAGCGTGCCGGCCGGGCCGGTGACGTTCACCGTGGTCAACGCCAGCGCGCCGGGCATCACCGAGATGGAATTGCTGCGGGATCAGCGCATCGTGGGGGAGAAGGAGAACCTCGCGCCCGGCCTGGATCCGGTGTCGTTCACCATCACCCTGGATGGCGGTTCGTATCAGCTGTATTGCCCCGGCGCGAGCACCGAATATCAAACTTTGACGGTGACGGGCCAGGCCCCGGCGGGGCCGACGGGCACGGTGGCGAGCATCCTCAGTCAGGGCACCAAGGACTACGCGGCCTACATCGTCAATCAGATCGGCCAGCTCGGTGACGGCGTGAAGGCGCTCGACGCCGCGATCCAGTCGGGCAATCTCGACGCCTCGAAGGCGGCCTACGCCAAGGCCCGATTGTTCTACGAGCGTGCGGAATCCAGCGTCGAGGGCTTCGTCCTGCCGGGCTTCGCGGTCGGAGACAACGCGGGCAGCCTGGACTATCTGATCGACATGCGTGCGTCGACTCCCGTGGATGCCAAAGTCGGGTGGAAGGGTTTTCACGCCATCGAACGCGACCTCTGGCAGGGTGGCGCGATCACCCCCGGTACCAAGGCCCTCAGCACCGAATTGGTGGGTAATGTCGGCAAATTGACCACCGTGGTCGCCAGCCTGCAATACAAGCCGGAGGATTTGGCCAACGGCGCAAGCGATTTGATCGAAGAGGTGCAGAACACCAAGATCACCGGCGAAGAAGAGGCGTTCAGTCACATTGACCTGGTCGACTTTTCGGGCAATGTCGAAGGCGCACAACAGGCTTACGCCTCGCTGCGACCGGGGCTGGATAAGATCGACGCAAACCTGGTCAATCAGATCGACCAGCAGTTCCGGGCGGTACTGAATGTTCTGGACGGCTATCGCGACCCGTCGGCGCTGGGCGGCTACCGGACCTACACTCCCGCGCTGCAGGCCAGCGATGCGCCGAAGCTGACCGCGGTGATTCAGCCGCTGCACCAGAGCCTGTCCACCGTCGCTCAAAAAGTGGTCTCCGCCAACTGACAATGGCTGACGACGAGCTGGCCGAACCCGCCGACAGCGCCGAGACGCCGGCCGATGCCGCATCGGTATCTCGGCGGCGGATGCTCGGCGGCGCGATGCTGGCCGGTCTCACCGGCACCGCAGTCGGTGCCGTCGGCGGCGGGTTCGCCGGCTATGCGTCCGCGACCGCGCACCGCGGCGACGATGACGACGTCGTGGACATGCGCCGTAGCTATCCGTTCTACGGCCAGGTCCATCAGGGCGGAATCGCCACGCTCCCGCAGCGTTACGCCGTCTTCATGTCGTTCTCGCTGGCTGCGGCCGCCGCTCGCGCCGATCTCCAAGCGCTGCTGGCACGCTGGTCGGCCGCGGTCGCGGTCCTGCAGCAGGGTAAGCCCATCGGCACGGTTCAGCCGCAGGTCGAGGTGCAGCCCCCCACCGATACCGGGGAGGCTTACGGGCTGAGCCCCGCCAGTCTCACTGTCACGATCGGGTTGGGGCCGTCGCTGTTCGGTGATCGGTTCGGCCTTGCCGCGCGGCGTCCGGCGGTGTTCACCGATCTGCCCCCCCTCAACGGCGACAACCTCGATCCGCGGCTGCACGGTGGCGACCTGTCGGTGCAAGCCTGCGCCGACGACCCGCAGGTCTGCTATCACGCCGTCCGCAATCTGGCCCGCCTCGGCCGCAATATCGTGTCGCCGTTCTGGGCGGTGCTGGGGTTCGGGCGCGCCTCGGCCGGCCCCGGTCAGCAGACCCCGCGAAACTTGTTGGGATTCAAGGACGGTACCCGCAATGTCACTTCCGAGGCGGAGTACGGACGATTCGTCTGGGTCGACAACAGCGACCAGCCGTGGATGAACGGCGGAACCTATCAGGTCGTCCGCAAGATACGGATGCTGCTGGAGACGTGGGACGTCGACCGGGTCGGCAACCAGCAGAAGATCTTTGGCCGTACCAAGCAGGAAGGGGCGCCGCTGAGCGGTAAGGCCGAATTCGACACGCCGAACTTCACCGCCAAAGGCGCCGACGGTGAACCGCTGATCGACCCGCTGTCACACGTCGGCCTGGCCGCCCGGGAAAACAACGACGGCATCATGATCCGTCGACGCTCCTACAACTACACCGACGGCCTGGACCCGAACGGCCAACTCAACGCCGGATTGCTGTTCGTTTCGTATCAAAAAGATCCGCAAGATTTTATCCGTTTGCAGAACCGGCTCGGCGCCAACGATCTGCTCAACGAGTACATCCGTCATATCGGATCAGCTATCTTCGCGGTGCCGCCCGCTCCCTCGGAAGGCCACTACATCGCCCAAAGCCTGTTCAGCTGAGCAAATCTTGTCCGCTCGCCGCGGGCCACCGGTGGCCGCGTCGTTTCAGGCGTGTGATGTCTGGTGTCGTCGCGCTAAGTGAATCGGGCCGGCCGTCACAAACCGAGCCCGCCAAGCACTAACGGTGTGGAGACCAAGATCAGCGAGAAACGGAGGAACTCCATGACCGACGCGCTCGTCATCGACGCGGAAGGGCTCGACCGGCTGTCCTGTAATGCCAAGGCCGACCCCACCACCGGCAAGAAGACCCTGAAAGCCACAACGGTTTGCGAGGCCGGCTTTCGCAACATGACCTACGTGCGCGACCTCGCGCCGCTGCTCGTCGGCGAGCCGCCCGCGCTGCTCGGTGACGACTCCGCACCGAATCCATCCGAGACGGCCCTGGCCGCCCTGGGGTCCTGCATCTCGGTCGGCCTGTTGGCCAATGCCACGCACCGCGGCGTGACACTCACCAAAATCGAGGTGGAGATGGAAGGCGACATCGACATCTCCGCGGTGTGGGGAGTCGGCGACACCCCCGACGGCAAGGTTCTCGGCTTCACCGCGGTCCGCTGCAAGGTGGCGTTGGCCGGAGATACCGACGACGAGACGCTCAAGCAAATCCACGACAACGCCATCGCCTGGTCGCCCGTGGTGAACACGTTCCGCCGCCCGGCAAGTGTCGACTCGACTTTCGTCGTCGACTAGTCCCGGGAAACACACCGAACAGGAGGCCTGCCGTGACCGCAACCGTGGATGCCGCAGTCGAGCGGCTCGATCCGGAGCTGCTGGCAGACATTCGTGCCCACGCCAGCGCGCTGGACCGCGGCGAGGAAACCTCCCGCCGCAGCTTCACCCGGCTGGGTGCCGCCGGCCTGCTTGGCCTCGGCGCCCCCGGAAACACCGACGGGCGGCTCCAGCAGATGGCCGATGTCATCGGCCTCATCTCCGGAGAGTGCATGAGCACGGGCTTCTCGGTGTGGGCCAATCGAATGACGCTGGAGTATCTGCTCACGGCCGCAACGCCTTTCAGCCTCGCGGCGGCCCAGCCGGTGCTTGCCGGAACCACGCTGGGGGTGACCGGAATGGCTTCGGCGTTCAAGGAGGCGGCCGGCTGCGGCAGCCTGGATCTGACCGCGGAAGCGGTCGACGGCGGCTACCGGCTGAGCGGATCGATCCGGTGGGCCAGCAACCTCTACCCCGACTCGACGATGGTGACCGCGGCGCGCACCGATGCGGGCGAGAAGTTGATCGTGGCG encodes:
- the efeO gene encoding iron uptake system protein EfeO; translated protein: MFAATACSHSNGSSSPSSPSKSGGTKAVKVTMANSGGKDGCALDTTSVPAGPVTFTVVNASAPGITEMELLRDQRIVGEKENLAPGLDPVSFTITLDGGSYQLYCPGASTEYQTLTVTGQAPAGPTGTVASILSQGTKDYAAYIVNQIGQLGDGVKALDAAIQSGNLDASKAAYAKARLFYERAESSVEGFVLPGFAVGDNAGSLDYLIDMRASTPVDAKVGWKGFHAIERDLWQGGAITPGTKALSTELVGNVGKLTTVVASLQYKPEDLANGASDLIEEVQNTKITGEEEAFSHIDLVDFSGNVEGAQQAYASLRPGLDKIDANLVNQIDQQFRAVLNVLDGYRDPSALGGYRTYTPALQASDAPKLTAVIQPLHQSLSTVAQKVVSAN
- the efeU gene encoding iron uptake transporter permease EfeU; this translates as MQGVFGVFLGTFLIGLREGLEATLIVSIVAAFLKRNGQSTRPMFAGVALAVLISVAVGVALDLVSATLPQAQQEMMETVINAIAVVFVTSMIIWMNRNAMRLKGELEREAQQALNRGGALALVVMAFLAVLKEGFETSVFLLAAAQTSHGNRWFAVLGGAVGIGASILLGIGLYFGGLKLNLGRFFRVTGVFLVLIAAGLVLGALRTAHEAGWLTIGQRQVLDFSAWIPSQSVLGALLAGVFGIPTDPRLIEVLGWVLYAVPVLVAFLWPSRLAATPRARCRLLLATSAVLLIGAAALAIAVPAGSTAPAARARTVTDRSGHTAQVSIVTGPHGRELTVASAGASGVRSIPLIPAGDQTVDGLPVQEWQTSEAAGADGAPAVTLDQLLSMTGGRLPVGLAVGRTPGPFHGQWATTTVYTVLTHGDSVVSAQAASNRTAILTGGGLTGAKTVSLGALPTDWATSDADNHSTAAEIVASDRKRGERQLWNVWLPLALACLALACAVGAIISMRGDARAEQERKTSDSESHRPDKLAVS
- the efeB gene encoding iron uptake transporter deferrochelatase/peroxidase subunit, producing the protein MADDELAEPADSAETPADAASVSRRRMLGGAMLAGLTGTAVGAVGGGFAGYASATAHRGDDDDVVDMRRSYPFYGQVHQGGIATLPQRYAVFMSFSLAAAAARADLQALLARWSAAVAVLQQGKPIGTVQPQVEVQPPTDTGEAYGLSPASLTVTIGLGPSLFGDRFGLAARRPAVFTDLPPLNGDNLDPRLHGGDLSVQACADDPQVCYHAVRNLARLGRNIVSPFWAVLGFGRASAGPGQQTPRNLLGFKDGTRNVTSEAEYGRFVWVDNSDQPWMNGGTYQVVRKIRMLLETWDVDRVGNQQKIFGRTKQEGAPLSGKAEFDTPNFTAKGADGEPLIDPLSHVGLAARENNDGIMIRRRSYNYTDGLDPNGQLNAGLLFVSYQKDPQDFIRLQNRLGANDLLNEYIRHIGSAIFAVPPAPSEGHYIAQSLFS
- a CDS encoding OsmC family protein: MTDALVIDAEGLDRLSCNAKADPTTGKKTLKATTVCEAGFRNMTYVRDLAPLLVGEPPALLGDDSAPNPSETALAALGSCISVGLLANATHRGVTLTKIEVEMEGDIDISAVWGVGDTPDGKVLGFTAVRCKVALAGDTDDETLKQIHDNAIAWSPVVNTFRRPASVDSTFVVD